A genomic stretch from Zea mays chloroplast, complete genome includes:
- a CDS encoding hypothetical protein (ORF241): MNYEFNRFSLAERRIFLAHYQTITYSQTSCGANRFHLPSHGKPFSFRLALSGILVIGSIGTGQSYLVKYLTKNSYFPFIKVRGLLIPQERKHLFILSYTRGFYLEKTMFHTKGFGSITTSSSALDLVALSNEALSISIPHKKSIIETNTIRLALHRQTWGLRAKIRPARDHGTLFYQIGGDLVQNRLLSNNPIDPISIYIKRQSCQEAAFSLAKRYFELGTSMKRLTRLLSLLSFSGGPVA; this comes from the coding sequence ATGAATTATGAGTTTAATAGATTCTCTTTAGCAGAAAGACGTATATTCCTTGCTCATTATCAGACAATCACTTATTCCCAAACCTCGTGTGGGGCTAATCGTTTTCATTTACCATCTCATGGAAAACCCTTTTCGTTCCGCTTAGCCCTATCGGGTATTTTAGTGATAGGTTCTATAGGAACTGGACAATCCTATTTGGTCAAATACCTAACGAAAAATTCCTATTTTCCTTTCATTAAGGTACGAGGGCTTCTTATTCCACAAGAACGAAAGCACCTTTTCATTCTTTCATATACTAGGGGTTTTTACTTGGAAAAGACAATGTTCCATACTAAAGGATTCGGGTCCATAACCACGAGTTCCAGTGCACTAGATCTTGTAGCACTTAGCAACGAGGCCCTATCCATTAGTATTCCACATAAGAAATCCATTATAGAAACTAATACAATTAGATTAGCTCTTCATAGACAAACTTGGGGTTTGCGAGCCAAGATAAGACCGGCTCGGGATCATGGGACCCTTTTCTATCAGATAGGAGGGGATCTTGTACAAAATAGACTTCTAAGTAATAACCCCATAGATCCTATATCTATCTATATAAAGAGGCAATCGTGTCAGGAAGCGGCTTTTTCTTTGGCCAAACGGTACTTCGAACTTGGAACGAGCATGAAGAGATTAACGAGACTTCTT
- a CDS encoding hypothetical protein (ORF34), with protein sequence MDPILLSLTHSDHFSLAKNDLGYQRIEQPRSIYL encoded by the coding sequence ATGGATCCAATTCTATTGAGTCTGACCCATAGTGATCATTTCTCTTTAGCAAAGAATGACCTTGGTTATCAAAGGATTGAACAACCGAGATCCATTTACTTATGA